ATACATAACATGAGTGCCGCCGACCCCTTCCGGATCGTAAAGTCCCGCATTTTCATAACCGCGTGCTTTAAGTTCCGCAATACGTTGTTCTGCGTACACTTTCATTTCTTCTTTAGAACCGAAACGAAGCGCGCCGGTCGGACAGGTTTTCACACAAGCCGGTTCTTGTCCCACGGAAACACGGTCAACACAAAGGGTACATTTGTACACACGATTGTCTTCCGGATTCATACGTGGAATGTTGAACGGACAACCGGCGATACAGTAACCGCAACCGATACATTTGTCGGATTGGAAATCCACAATACCGTTTGCATATTGGATAATCGCACCCGGCGCCGGGCAAGCCTTCAAACAGCCCGGTTCTTGACAGTGCATACAACCGTCTTTACGGATTAACCATTCTAAACGATCGTTTTCTTCCACTTCGTTAAAGCGCATAACTGTCCATGCTTTCGGGTTCAGATCTACTGGGTTATCGTAGATCCCCACACACTGTGCATTGACATCAGAGCGAATGTCATTCCACTCTGAACAACCAACTTGGCAAGCTTTACAGCCGATACAGGTGGTAACGTCAACCAGTTTTGCTACTTCAACTTTATGATCCCGCACTTGAGGTGCCGGTGTTAGACCGGACGTTGCGGAGATTTTAATAATATCTTGCGTTTGAACGCCTTGAGCAGTTCCTGCCATATTATGCCTCCGCTTTCTCAATGTTTACCAAGAATGTTTTGTATTCTGGTGTTTGAGTGACACCTTCACCCCAAGATGGTGTTAAGGTATTGGTGGAGAAACCACGGTTGCCTTTACCATTTAAGGCTTTCATATTCCAGTGAATTGGGATACCCACATGGTGTACAGTACGTCCGTCGATTTCTAAATCTTTCAAACGTTTCGTTACAACCGCAACGGCTTTAATATAGCCACGGCGAGAAGTAATTTTCACCATATCACCTTTTTGGATGCCTTTTTCTGCCGCTAATTTCTCACCGATTTCCACAAATTGTTGCGGTTGCGCGATTATGTTGATCGCAGATTGCGCTGTCCAACTGTGGAAGTGTTCGGTCAAACGATAAGTGGTTGCCACATAAGGGAAATCTTTGTTTGAACCGATAAATTCACGGTCTTCTTTATAAATACGAACAGTCGGATCAGAGACTACACTTGGATGTAGCGGGTTAGTGTCAATCGGACTTTCAATTGGCTCATAGTGTTCAGGTAATGGGCCTGTTGTAATTTTATCTACAGCAAATAAACGACCTACGCCTTCTGCAGACATAATAAATGGACCCGCATCAGAGCCAGGGGGTTGTGTGCCATAGTCAGCTACATCATGCCAGTTCCAGTTTTTACCGTTCCATTTGATTAATTGACGGTTTTTATCCCAAGGATTCCCATTAATATCAAGTGAAGCACGGCTGTAAAGAACACGGCGGTTTGCCGGCCATGCGAAGGCCCAACCTAATGTACAACCTAAACCTGAAGGGTCTGAGTTGTCACGATTCGCCATTTGGTTACCTTTTTCAGTCCATTGACCGACGTAGATCCAGTTACCAGCAGAAGTGGTGCCGTCATCACGTAAGTGAGCAAAGCCACTGAGTAATTGGCCTTTCTTATAAACCACATTACCGTTAGCATCTAAAAGATCTTCAAGAGCATAACCATTTAATTCCTTCGCTAACTCTGCAGCACTTGGTGCATGCGGTTGTGCATAGTTCCAAGTCATGGCTTCAAACGATTCGATACCGCGACCACCTTCTTTTTGATAAAGATGATGCATTTCTTCACGAATCATAGAAAGAATCTCTACATCAGGTAGCGCTTCACCTGGTTGATCACAGCCTTTCCAGTGCCATTGAGCCCAACGACCGGAGTTAGCAATAGAACCATCTTCTTCTGCGAAACAGGTGGTAGGTAAACGGAATACCTCAGTTTGAATTTCTGCTGGATTTACGTTGTTTGACTCACCAAAGTTTTTCCAGAATTCAGAAGATTCAGTTTGAAGTGGATCCATAACCACTAAGAATTTCAATTTGCTCATACCTGAAACAGTTTTGTTTTTGTTTGGTAATGAGTTTAATACGTTGAAACCTTGTAAAATCCAACCGTTTAATTTGCCATCATTCATTAATTTGACATGAGTGATCGGATCGTATAAGCGGTCAGCTTTTGGTAAGAAATCGAAGCCCCAACCATTTTCTTTGGTTGCTTTATCACCATAGAACGTTTTCATCATACTTACGAAGAATTTCGATGTATTACGGTAGTAGTTTGTTTGGTTTGGTACGATATCTTTTGGTGTAATCGCATTAATATATTGTTCGTAAGACGTATCTTTGTCATTTGGTAAACGCATATAGCCAGGTAAAGACATCGGCAATAAGCCCATATCAGTTGTACCTTGTACGTTTGAGTGTCCACGCAATGCATTAATACCACCACCCGGCATACCAATATTACCCAATAGTAATTGGATCATTGCCATTGAGCGAATGTTCTGTGTACCAATTGTGTGCTCAGTTAGACCTAACGCATATAAGTGCGTCATAGTTTTGTTTGGCGCAGAGGTTTTACCAATTTCTTCACAGATTTGTAAGAAGGTTTTTTGTTTCACACCAGTGATACGCTCAACCATTTCCGGCGTATAGCGCGAAACGTGATCTTTCAAGATATTAATCACACAGCGTGGATCTTGTAAGGTCATATCGCGTTTAGCATGGCCATTTTCGTCGAATTGGTAGTTCCATTTTGATTTATCGTAAGTGTGTTTTTCTTCATCAAAGCCCACGAATAAACCATCTTCAAATTTGAAGCCTTCATCAATTAAGAAGGAAGCATTGGTGTAGTGTTTAACGTATTCGTGTTGGATTTGATTGGTTTCCAATAGGTAACGAATCACACCCATTAAGAATGCGATATCAGTACCGGAACGCAGTGGTGCATGAAGGTCAGCAACAGAAGCAGTACGGTTAAAACGAGGGTCAACTACGATGATTTTCGCACCGTTTTTCTTCGCTTCGATTGCCCAACGGAAGCCAACAGGGTGAGCTTCAGCAGGGTTACCACCTTGCACAAGAATAAGATTGGCGTTTTTGATGTCAACCCAGTTATTTGTCATGGCACCGCGACCAAATGATGGAGCAAGACTTGCTACCGTTGGTCCGTGTCAAGTATTCGCTTGGTTACACATCGGCACCATGCCCAACATCCGCACCCATTTATGAGTCAGCAGTGCGGCCTCGTTGCTCATGGCGGAAGCGGTCATAATCCCAGTGGTGGTCCAACGGTTAACAGTTTTGCCACTTGCATCTTTTTCAACAAAGTTAGCATCACGGTCATCTTTTAATAAACGAGAAATGCGTTTAATTGCATCTTCCCAAGAAAGGCGAACCCATTTGTCTGAACCTGGTGCGCGGTATTGCGGGTATAAGCAACGGCTTTCGCTATTAATATAGTCAAGTGCACCTGCACCTTTCGGACATAACGCTCCACGGCTTATCGGATGGTCTGGGTCACCTTCAAGGTGGAATAATTTAGAACGGGTATTGGTGCCGGTGTGGCTACTTAATGTGTCATAAGGTTTGCCTGTGCTATATAGCAACATACCGCAGCTTACAGAACAATATGTACAGGTATTACGAGATTCAAAAGCTCGCAATAATTTGTATTCACGCGGTGCTGCTAAAGCGGTTGCTGGTGCAAAGCCCAACATCGCAGCAGACGTCCCCGCCATACCACCTGCACAGATCTTAAAGAATTTTCTTCTTGAGACCTGCATAATCACTCCTTTCAACAACAAGTTGTTGAGATACTTAGATAGTAAAAAATTTGTCTAGAAACTAGATAAATTGATTGGTTTCGTTAGAATAACATCGTTGCTAACTTTAAAAAGGCGTACAGAAAAACGCCAATTTATGGGCCGTTAGAATAACGATTTTTTAACCGCGAATCTATAATCAAATGGCATTAGAAGCTATAAATATTGTGATCTAGATCATAAATGTATCAATTATTTAACAATTTATTTACATGAATATTGTGGGACGAAGAAAGAATGAATTGGCGAACAAAACAAAAGATTAATGTCATCAAGATACAGAAAGACGGAGAAAAATCTCTCCCATTTTGGCAAGAAAAGGAGGATTTTCTTGCCGTCGAAACGCCGGTTTCCCTTGTATATAACGGCATTTCTCACGCTGTAATGATGTGCACGCCGCAGGATTTGGAAGACTTCGCGCTCGGTTTTTCGCTCACTGAAGGCATTATTGACAAACCGACAGATATTTACGGCATCGACGTACTTGAAGTGTGCAACGGCATCGAAGTACAAATTGAACTATCCAGCCGTAAGTTTATGGCGTTAAAAGAACATCGTCGTAATCTCACCGGCCGCACCGGCTGCGGCATTTGCGGCACGGAACAGCTTAATCAAGTGTACAAAAATTTTCCCCAATTAGCCTGCACGTTTCAGTTCAATATCAATCTGCTTGATGATTGCTTGCGCACATTGCAAATTCACCAACAGCTCGGCCGACAAACCGGTGCCACGCACGCCGCCGCGTTTTTTGATTTACAAGGCAATATGCTTGCGATTCGTGAAGACGTAGGACGCCATGTAGCCTTGGATAAATTGCTTGGCTGGCAGGCCAAAGCCGATAAGCCGCAGGGATTTGTCTTAGTGTCTAGTCGCGCCAGTTATGAAATGGTACAAAAGATGATTGCTTGCGGTGTGGAAATGTTGGTGGCGATTTCTGCTGCAACGGATTTAGCGGTAAAAATGGCGGAAACGCATCATTTGACTTTAATTGGCTTTGCGCGAGAAGGCAAAGCCAATGTTTATGCGGGTTCAATGCGGTTGGATTTGGAAGATTTAACTTCGTTCGCTTGAAAAGGATGAGCCAGACCGAATGAATGATGGACGTGAATCCGCGACGATTAATCTCTAAAATTGTTGAACTGAAACGGTTGTCCCAGTTCGGCATTTTTGACTAATTGAATCACCGCCTGTAAATCGTCGCGCGATTTTCCGGTTACACGAACCTGCTCGCCTTGAATTTGAGTTTGTACTTTGATTTTGGAATCTTTCACCAATTTGGTGATTTTCTTCGCCATCTCCGTTTCAATCCCTTGTTTGAGCTTGATTTCCTTGCTGTAAAGTTTGCCGTGATGTTCGCTTTCCGAAGGAATATCAAGCGAGCTATGCTCAATCCCACGCTTCACAAAAGCGCCGATCAAAATTTCAATCAGTTGTTCGAGTTGAAATTCCGACTCCGTGGTCACTTTCACGGTTTCATTTTTTTCATTGAGTTCAATGACGGCTTCTACGCCACGGAAGTCATAACGGGTGCTGAGCACGCGGTTCGCGTTTTCTACCGCATTGCGTACTTCGTGCATGGTAATTTCGGAAACGATATCAAAAGATGGCATGATTTTCTCCTAAATAAAGTAGGGTGGGTATAGGTTCCACGAGTAAGCGAAATAGCACCGCATTGACGATGGATTTTTCCTCTTACGAAATTCGGTCATTCGCCGTCAAAAGGCATAGCAGTGCGGTTAAGTCGGCGAAGTTTACCACAACTTGCGCCTGTTGTTGCACTTTCGGTTTGGCGTGGAAGGCAACGCCTAAACCGGCGATTTTCATCATTGCCAAATCATTTGCGCCATCGCCAATGGCGATGGAATGTTGCGGCGCAATAGCGTATTCGGCGCGTAAGCGTTGTAAAACAGCGGCTTTATATTGTGCATCAACCACATCGCCTTTGACGACTCCGGTGAGTTTGCCGTTTTCAATATCAAATTGATTTGAGACGGCGAAATCCAATTGCAATAGGTCTTTCAAATAATCGGCGAAATAGGTGAAACCACCCGATGCGATGGCGGTCTTCCAACCGTGCTGTTGTAGCGTTCGAATAGTTTCTTCAAGCCCCGGCATTAACGGCAAATTCGACCGCACTTGTTGCAGAATGCTTTCCGGCGCGCCTTTTAAGGTGCCGACGCGACGGCGCAAACTTTGCTCAAAGTCCAATTCGCCGCGCATTGCGCTTTCTGTAATGGCGGACACCAATCCCCCCGTTCCGGCCAGTTTAGCGATTTCATCAATGCATTCGATTTGAATTGCCGTGGAATCCATATCCATCACTAATAGCCCTTTTTCCGATAATTTCGCTTCAAAATCCAGAAGGGCGATATCTAAGCCCAGCTCGTGCGCGGCGCGAGGAAAATCGTCCCGCCATTTGCCTTTCAGTAAAACAACGGTGTTGTGCGCCACGTTCCAAGCATCGAAACACTGAAAATTTTGCGCGCATTTCTGTTGAAAATTGAGCACCGCATTGAGGTTCAATGCGGTGCCATAAAGGATGAACGCGTGGTTTGTTTGGGCGGCGGGGGAATCGCTTAAAAGCGCGCTTGGCAGCACGGGATATTGGCGGGTAATACTGGCAAGGTTTTGAATTTGCATAGGAAATCCTGTAAATTGGCAAAAAAATCGGGCTATTTTAGCCGATTTAATCGCAAATTGGGGAAAATCACTTGCATTTTATGAAAGAAAAACTAACCGCATCAATTATGTTGGGGCTCATTGTGCTGTTGGGTTTTAGCGCTCTGGGTGTCATTTTATTCGGCGTACAGCAATTTAAAATTGCCTCGCAACTTGCCGGCACAAATCAGGTTTCGCATTTATCCCATATTTTAGTGCGTCAACAGGCGAGTCTATTTTCCGCGCTTTTAATTAATAATGCGCAATCGGAAAAACTCAACGAGAATTTAGAGAATTTGGTACAACAACGGTTTGTGCTGGATGCCTCCTTGTATAACGCACAAGGCAAATTGCTGGCGCAAAGCGCCGGTGCGGAAAAGTTACGCGAACGTTTAGGGTTGGATAAAAATTCGCAGCATCAAATCATGACGCAACAAATCGTCGAGCCGATTTATGCCGATTCGGGCATTCAAGGTTTTTTACGGGTGACAATGGACGGGCAATACGAACAATCGTCGCAAGGCAAAATTGATCGCATTTTTCACCAACTCTACGGCGGATTCATTGTCGTCTTCTTGTTAGGCGCCTTGTTGGCGAGCTCGATTCATTATTTTATTGGTTATTATCGTCGGACGAATCCTTCGGCTTATAACCTCAGAAAAACGCTTGACTTACCGGTTAAATCCGGCAGCCGACGTTTTCATCAAAGACGGCGCCGCGCCTAATTCTCGATAGTTCAAAACTATTCATAAAATTTCATTTATTTGCCTAAACGGGCAAGCAAATTAAGGTAGAATACGCAAAATTTATTTTCTTAAAACAGGAGAACACAATGCCAACTCGCAGACAATTAGCCAATGCAATTCGTTTTTTATCCATGGATGCGGTGCAAAAAGCCAAATCCGGCCACCCGGGCGCCCCGATGGGCATGGCGGACATTGCGGAAGTATTATGGCGCGATTTCTTAAAACACAATCCAACCAACCCGAAATGGGCGGATCGTGACCGTTTTGTCTTATCAAACGGCCATGGCTCTATGTTGATTTATAGCCTTTTACATTTAACCGGCTACGATCTTTCTATTGAAGACTTAAAACAATTCCGTCAACTTCATTCTAAAACCCCGGGCCACCCGGAATACGGTTATGCACCGGGCGTGGAAACCACCACCGGCCCGCTCGGTCAAGGTATCACCAATGCGGTGGGAATGGCGATTGCAGAGAAAACTTTAGCCGGCCAATTTAACCGCGAAGGTCATGAAATCGTGGATCACCACACTTATGTGTTCTTAGGCGACGGCTGCTTGATGGAAGGGATTTCACACGAAGCCTGTTCTTTAGCCGGCACTTTAGGCTTAGGCAAATTAATTGCCTTCTATGATGACAACAATATTTCCATTGATGGTCACGTCGATGGCTGGTTCAGCGATGATACCGCAGAACGTTTTGAAGCCTACGGTTGGCAAGTAATCCGCAATGTAGATGGTCACGATGCAGAACAAATTCGTGCGGCAATCGTTCTGGCGCAAGCAGAAAAAGAAAAACCAACCTTAATCATCTGCAAAACCATTATCGGTTTCGGTTCACCGAACAAATCAGGCTCGCACGATTGCCACGGCGCGCCATTAGGCGATGAAGAAATTGCCTTAACCCGCAAAGCCTTAAATTGGGATTACGCACCGTTTGAAATTCCGGCGGAATACTATGCGCAGTGGGATGCCAAAGCCAAAGGCGCGGCGGAAGAAAAATCTTGGCAAGAAAAATTTGCGGCGTATGAAAAAGCCTATCCGGAATTAGCGGCAGAATTTAAACGTCGTATTGTAGGCAACTTGCCGGCAAATTGGGCGGCAGAATCCAAAGCCTTCATCGAAAAATTACAAGCCAACCCGGCAAGCATTGCAAGCCGTAAAGCCTCACAAAACGCGATTGAAGCCTACGCGCACATCCTGCCTGAATTCTTAGGCGGTTCTGCAGACTTAGCAAGTTCTAACCTAACATTATGGAGCGGTTCTAAACCAATCCGCGCCCACGAAAACGTAGGCGGTAACTACATCAACTACGGCGTACGCGAATTTGGTATGTCAGCGATCATGAACGGTATCGCGTTGCATGGCGGCTTTATTCCTTACGGCGCCACCTTCCTAATGTTCTACGAATACGCCCACAACGCCGTGCGTATGGCGGCATTAATGAAACAACGCTCATTATTCGTTTACACGCACGATTCTATCGGCTTAGGCGAAGACGGCCCAACTCACCAACCGGTGGAACAAACTGCCGCATTGCGTTTAATTCCAAACTTAGAAACTTGGCGTCCGTGCGACCAAGTGGAATCAGCAATCGCATGGCAACAAGCAGTTGAGCGCAAAGATGGCCCAAGTGCGTTAATCTTCACCCGCCAAAATCTCACACAAATGAACCGCACTTCCGAGCAATTAGCGAACGTGGCACGCGGTGCATACATCTTAAAAGATTGCGCCGGCACACCGGATCTCATCTTCATTGCCACCGGTTCTGAAGTGGAACTTGCCGTGAAAGCGGCAGAAGTATTAAGCGCGGAAGGTAAAAACATTCGCGTGGTGTCTATGCCAAGTACCAACCGTTTTGATAAACAAGACGAAGCCTATCGCGAAAGCGTATTGCCGTCTTCCGTAACCAAACGTATTGCCATCGAAGCGGGTATTTCTGATTTCTGGTACAAATACGTCGGCTTTGGCGGTCGTATCGTCGGCATGCACGGCTTCGGCGAATCCGCACCGGCGGATCAATTATTTAAATTGTTCGGTTTCACCGTGGATAACGTAGTCGCAACCGCAAAAGAAATTTTGTAATTTTCGATTAGCTAGAAAAAGCGGTCACATCATTAGATTGACCGCTTTTTTCACACAGATAGCAAACAGAAGATATTGAGGAATAAAACGATGAAGAGTTTAACGAATAATTATATTAACGAAATTAAAGCCATTCTCTCAAATGCACGCCGACAAGCTTATCGCGCGATCAACTCAGCAATGATTGATGCATACTGGAAAATCGGTGAGCGTATTGTCTTAGAAGAACAAAATGGCAAAGAACGGGCGGATTATGGAAAGGAAATTTTGCAAAACCTTTCCGCTATTCTTACTCAAGAATTTGGAAAAGGATTTAGTTACCGCTCTTTACGTGAAATTCGCCAGTTTTATTTAACGTTCGCTGATGTTGAAAAATGGCGAACACTGTTCGCCAAATTGACTTGGTCACATTTTCAACGCGTACTTAAAGTTTCCAAATAACAAGCGCACTTAAAAACGCCCTTTAAACGGCACATTCTTTTCTTTTCCCTCAAGCCCGCATTGAATTAGCCCAAGCATTTTGCTAGAATTTGCCCCGTTTTTCGTCTGCATCACAGACGAAAAATGAGTTCGGATGAAGGTAGCTGGAGAGTAGGGAATTGCCCCTACGCCGACGATGAAAAATCTTTCAGGCGCGCGCAAGCGCAGGGACTGTTACTGGACGAACCCTTGGAGAGATCCATTGCACGACATCTGTGTAAATGGACGCCGAAGGCGCAAAAGAGCGATGATTTCAACATCGTTTTCCAAACGCTCAGGCAAAAGGACAGGGGCCAAAAGACAATCTGTTTTTTGTTTATTCTCACGGATTCTTTTCGTCTCCTTGTCGCGTTAATTGATTTTTGACGACGAGGAATCACCATGTCATTCACGACAATTCTATCAACCATCGACAGCTTTATTTGGGGCCCGCCGCTTCTTATTTTATTGTCCGGCACAGGGCTTTATCTCACCTTACGTTTAGGTTTCATTCAAATCCGCTATTTACCGCGCGCACTCGGCTATTTATTCAAAAAAGAGCACGGCGGCAAAGGCGACGTCTCTTCCTTTGCCGCGCTCAGCACCGCATTGGCGGCAACCATCGGCACCGGCAATATTGTCGGCGTGGCAACCGCCGTACAAGCCGGCGGCCCGGGCGCGCTTTTCTGGATGTGGTTAGTCGCATTGCTCGGCATGGCGACCAAATACGCCGAATGCTTATTAGCGGTAAAATACCGCGTAAAAGATCGCCGCGGTTTTATGTCCGGCGGCCCAATGTATTACATCGAACGTGGCTTAGGCATGAAATGGCTGGCAAAACTATTTGCCGTATTTGGCGTATTGGTCGCATTTTTTGGCATTGGCACCTTCCCACAAGTCAACGCAATTACGCACGCTCTGGAAGACACCTTCAACATACCGGTCATCATCACCGCCATCGTCGTCACCACATTAGTCGCCATGATTATTTTAGGCGGCGTAAAACGCATTGCCACCGCCTCCTCCATCATCGTACCCTTTATGGCGATTTCTTATGTCTCGGTTTCCATCGTAATTATTTTATTAAACTGGGACAAAGTGCCGGACGCCCTTTCATTAATTATCCGCAGTGCCTTCAATCCCCAATCCGCACTGGGTGGCGCATTAGGTTTCACCGTCATGAAAGCCATTCAATCCGGCGTCGCGCGCGGAATTTTCTCAAACGAATCCGGCCTTGGCAGCGCCCCCATCGCCGCCGCCGCCGCGCAAACCCACGAACCCGTACGCCAAGGCTTAATTTCCATGACCGGCACCTTTCTCGACACCATCATCGTTTGCAGCATGACAGGCATCGTCTTAGTCCTAACCGGCGCTTGGAACAACCCCGAACTCGCCGGCGCCACAGCAACCAACTACGCCTTCGCGCAAGGACTGGGCTCAAGCATCGGCGCCACCATCGTCACCATCGGCTTACTCTTCTTCGCCTTCACCACCATCCTAGGCTGGTGCTACTACGGCGAACGTTGCTTCGTCTATTTAGCCGGCACCCGCGGCATCCGTTTATACCGCCTGTTATTTATCGTCTTAGTCGGCATCGGCTCATTCTTAAAGCTCGACATCATCTGGATCCTCGCCGACATCGTAAACGGCCTCATGGCATTCCCAAATCTAATCGCCCTCATCGGCTTACGCAAAGTCATCATTGAAGAAACCAAAGATTACTTCACCCGCTTAAAAATCAACCACCACGACCAAGACGAAATCGCCTAACCAACAAACCGGCACCGCATTGAACCCCGTAAACCAAGGCTCCAATGCGGTGCTCCCCAAAGCCACTTACCTCGGGCCACCGGCACCGCATTGATCGCCCTGCATTTTTTGCGATCCTGTGCAAAAAAACGCATATTCAAGCTCGACAAAAATCTCTTGGTCTTTTATGGTAAAAAATCTTTTGGTATATATCCCGATTTGGGATAAACTTAATTAAAGGAGTAAAAGTGCGGATTATTTCTACTGCAATATTAATCGAATATTACAAACAGCATCCTGACGCCGAACAACCGCTCAAAGCGTGGGTGGCGGAAGTGAAACGGGCAAATTGGCAAACCGCAAACGATATCAAAGCACAATATCGCCATGCCAGTATCCTGAAAAATCGCCGTGTCGTGTTTA
Above is a genomic segment from Aggregatibacter sp. HMT-949 containing:
- a CDS encoding alanine/glycine:cation symporter family protein — encoded protein: MSFTTILSTIDSFIWGPPLLILLSGTGLYLTLRLGFIQIRYLPRALGYLFKKEHGGKGDVSSFAALSTALAATIGTGNIVGVATAVQAGGPGALFWMWLVALLGMATKYAECLLAVKYRVKDRRGFMSGGPMYYIERGLGMKWLAKLFAVFGVLVAFFGIGTFPQVNAITHALEDTFNIPVIITAIVVTTLVAMIILGGVKRIATASSIIVPFMAISYVSVSIVIILLNWDKVPDALSLIIRSAFNPQSALGGALGFTVMKAIQSGVARGIFSNESGLGSAPIAAAAAQTHEPVRQGLISMTGTFLDTIIVCSMTGIVLVLTGAWNNPELAGATATNYAFAQGLGSSIGATIVTIGLLFFAFTTILGWCYYGERCFVYLAGTRGIRLYRLLFIVLVGIGSFLKLDIIWILADIVNGLMAFPNLIALIGLRKVIIEETKDYFTRLKINHHDQDEIA
- a CDS encoding type II toxin-antitoxin system HigB family toxin — its product is MRIISTAILIEYYKQHPDAEQPLKAWVAEVKRANWQTANDIKAQYRHASILKNRRVVFNIKGNDHRLIVAIAYRLGAVYIKFIGTHQEYNRINADTIE